The Qipengyuania pelagi genome includes a window with the following:
- a CDS encoding CHAT domain-containing tetratricopeptide repeat protein, protein MTHFSKLGWFAAATMVVPMPVTAMDTLADENDAVIAALDNAIDAATARDVFNTPETELAVWERLYTRARGADHPADLMARAALGYGIALYYSERYEEAEARVDEARTLAATLGQAADPWRYRLLSYASLVAGERGKQDQSKAFAEEARASAKTLYGEDSAEMGLALNATALTHWIAGDLPAARDAMCHAADLAEAHLPASDYMVSNNMFSCAVAESMVSDDDDKVIEYLARASAFALANLPADHSRMGYIFNSHTNMMGRLGRHGEVEALSRKAINLYADAGLGDTLVVLNVHSTLSGSLLAQGKLEQALDVALALIEKAERRSALSSPGLIPQAHGNAAQAYIGMGKLREAADHLREAIRLYQTEKSEMLGMATSQMRAALVLQKLGEREQAAEYFASALETGADPGKLPDLRRPSFDLFRAQYLVRDGRPQAAWAVAEPMARAQAERFLSLSAKRSELVALQGTLAPAMAETAYIALLNDKPDEAFHFAQLALLSELALADLQSGMRLSNDRPELAALVGDLRQAERKSLGFQKQLREMGAQEQQDRLAQEEEANQAHIQQLKSRIARDWPQYTALLTPRIASLDEVTAALRPGEMMALPIALGDRMVSVLIDRDGLDWAETDIPAASLRADVRSLRQAYDFSAADTDLADQFPIEASRHLHDALFPPALAPKHKAANRVFMPASGAFATIPVASLLTRDFDRSLEPRDWPWLLADKSVQVRVSLSDNKETPPERRAEMRFFGIGNPATGAVSAPAFADTESRPGLSDLFRGTPDARALADLPALPETGEELREIARALGEDRGMVLTGGNATEAAVRKADLSAYDVLAFATHGLVSGEINGLIEPALVLTPIEGDGSENDGLLTASEIAALQIDADWVILSACNTGAGDSASSPSYSGLARAFRQAGARSLLLSHWRVRDDVASRLTVATVRNAARGMDRAEALRQAQIELMRDPDLPEAANPAVWAPFVLIDD, encoded by the coding sequence ATGACGCATTTTTCGAAGCTCGGATGGTTTGCTGCGGCGACAATGGTGGTTCCCATGCCCGTCACGGCGATGGACACCTTGGCAGATGAAAATGACGCCGTCATCGCCGCGCTGGACAATGCCATCGATGCCGCGACTGCGCGGGATGTTTTCAATACGCCTGAAACCGAGCTCGCCGTCTGGGAGAGGCTTTATACGAGAGCCAGGGGCGCAGACCATCCCGCCGACCTGATGGCGCGCGCGGCCCTCGGATATGGTATCGCGCTCTATTACAGCGAAAGATACGAAGAGGCCGAAGCCAGGGTCGACGAGGCGCGGACACTGGCGGCAACGCTCGGACAGGCGGCCGATCCCTGGAGGTATCGGCTGCTGAGCTACGCATCGCTCGTCGCCGGGGAGCGCGGCAAGCAGGACCAATCGAAAGCCTTCGCCGAGGAAGCGCGCGCTTCGGCCAAAACCCTGTATGGTGAAGACAGTGCGGAAATGGGTCTGGCACTCAACGCCACCGCGCTGACGCACTGGATCGCGGGCGACCTTCCCGCGGCGCGCGATGCGATGTGCCACGCCGCCGACCTCGCCGAGGCACACCTCCCTGCATCCGATTACATGGTGTCGAACAACATGTTCTCCTGCGCGGTCGCCGAGAGCATGGTCAGCGATGACGACGATAAAGTCATAGAGTATCTCGCGCGGGCATCGGCTTTCGCGCTCGCGAACCTTCCGGCGGACCATTCGCGCATGGGCTATATCTTCAACAGCCACACGAACATGATGGGTCGTCTGGGCCGACATGGCGAGGTCGAGGCGCTGTCGCGCAAGGCAATCAACCTGTATGCCGATGCCGGGCTGGGGGACACGCTGGTGGTCCTCAACGTCCATTCGACGCTGTCGGGCAGCCTGCTGGCACAAGGCAAGCTCGAACAGGCGCTGGATGTGGCGCTTGCCCTCATCGAGAAAGCCGAGCGGAGATCGGCCCTTTCATCGCCCGGCCTCATCCCGCAAGCGCATGGCAATGCCGCACAAGCCTATATCGGGATGGGGAAGCTGCGCGAGGCCGCGGACCATCTTCGTGAGGCCATCCGCCTCTATCAGACGGAAAAGTCCGAGATGCTGGGCATGGCGACCAGCCAGATGCGCGCCGCGCTCGTGCTTCAGAAGCTCGGAGAGCGGGAGCAGGCGGCGGAATACTTCGCAAGCGCGCTCGAAACGGGCGCGGACCCCGGAAAGCTCCCGGATCTGAGGCGTCCATCCTTCGATTTGTTCCGCGCCCAGTATCTCGTGCGCGATGGGCGTCCGCAAGCGGCGTGGGCGGTGGCCGAGCCGATGGCCAGAGCGCAGGCCGAGCGTTTCCTCAGCCTGTCAGCAAAGCGTAGCGAGCTGGTCGCCCTGCAAGGCACGCTGGCTCCGGCCATGGCGGAGACCGCCTATATCGCGCTGCTCAACGACAAGCCCGACGAGGCATTTCACTTCGCTCAGCTCGCTTTGCTATCGGAGCTGGCCTTGGCCGATCTGCAGTCCGGGATGCGCCTGTCGAACGATCGTCCCGAACTGGCCGCGCTGGTCGGCGATTTGCGGCAGGCCGAGCGGAAATCTCTCGGATTCCAGAAACAGCTTCGCGAAATGGGGGCGCAGGAGCAGCAGGACAGGCTGGCGCAGGAGGAAGAGGCCAATCAGGCGCACATCCAGCAGCTGAAAAGCCGGATCGCGCGCGACTGGCCGCAATATACTGCTTTGCTGACACCCCGAATCGCAAGTCTGGATGAGGTTACCGCCGCTCTGCGACCGGGCGAAATGATGGCCTTGCCGATCGCGCTCGGCGACCGCATGGTTTCCGTCCTGATCGATCGCGATGGGCTCGACTGGGCCGAGACGGATATTCCTGCGGCATCGTTGCGCGCAGACGTGCGGTCCTTGCGACAGGCCTACGACTTTTCCGCAGCCGATACCGACCTTGCGGACCAATTTCCCATAGAGGCATCGCGGCATCTCCACGATGCCCTGTTCCCACCCGCGCTCGCACCTAAACATAAGGCTGCGAACCGTGTCTTCATGCCGGCGAGCGGGGCATTCGCGACCATTCCGGTAGCGAGCCTGCTGACGCGAGATTTTGACCGTTCGCTCGAGCCGCGAGATTGGCCGTGGCTGCTGGCGGACAAGAGCGTTCAGGTGCGCGTGAGCCTGTCTGACAACAAGGAAACACCGCCGGAGAGGCGCGCCGAAATGCGGTTCTTCGGGATTGGCAATCCCGCGACAGGTGCTGTGAGCGCGCCCGCATTCGCTGATACGGAATCGCGACCGGGCTTGTCCGACCTGTTCCGCGGGACGCCCGATGCCAGAGCCCTCGCCGACCTACCCGCCCTGCCGGAAACGGGCGAGGAATTGCGCGAGATCGCGCGGGCGCTGGGTGAAGACAGAGGCATGGTCCTGACCGGCGGTAACGCCACCGAAGCAGCCGTCCGAAAAGCCGACCTCAGCGCATACGATGTCCTCGCCTTCGCGACGCATGGACTGGTCAGCGGCGAGATCAACGGGCTGATCGAACCAGCGCTGGTTCTGACGCCGATCGAAGGGGATGGGAGCGAGAATGACGGTCTTCTGACAGCGTCGGAGATCGCCGCGCTTCAGATCGACGCCGATTGGGTGATCTTGTCGGCTTGCAATACCGGCGCAGGCGACAGCGCCTCTTCGCCGTCCTATTCCGGGCTGGCGCGGGCCTTCCGCCAGGCTGGCGCGCGCTCGCTCCTCCTGTCGCATTGGCGTGTGCGCGACGATGTCGCCTCCCGTCTGACCGTCGCGACCGTTCGGAATGCCGCGCGGGGAATGGACCGGGCCGAGGCCTTGCGGCAGGCACAGATCGAGCTGATGCGCGATCCCGATCTACCCGAAGCTGCCAATCCGGCGGTCTGGGCACCCTTCGTCCTGATCGACGACTGA
- a CDS encoding ATP-binding protein, producing MILQDRTSIFSRLVATALAVAVVLVAGLWFITDQTIRATLEETGRNAVDVDLAGLVDIHSSGGVGELTSRIADRLALVPVDGARPHYLLTGKNGARLAGDIRAWPDLDPAISESGTITLGRTTQALARATQLGPDLRLLVAHEIEDTGPLLRRVGFAFLGGGLLLVLLVGLAARFATRRLQRRIAGINAAFESTDTSALVPLMHNRRFDEIDELAAHSAAVLDRVKRLMVSYRNASDQIAHEVRTPLTHLDGKLVKALGSDPDPATARHLVAAREDIRSLIATLESLLDIAASQARQGDQLGLKPVDLSALCESICELYCDSAEESGHRFDWDIAPGVTVDGEAEHLARLITNLLDNAFKYVPAGGTIELVLEPGPRLVVRDDGPGVPEPDRERIFERFYRSSAHEHGENGAGLGLALARAIAERHGWQLRLIDADRGARFEVAMDERRQV from the coding sequence GTGATCTTGCAGGACCGCACGTCCATCTTTTCCCGGCTTGTCGCCACCGCGCTTGCGGTCGCGGTCGTGCTTGTCGCGGGGCTCTGGTTCATCACCGACCAGACCATCCGCGCGACGCTGGAGGAGACCGGGCGCAATGCGGTGGATGTCGATCTGGCGGGCCTCGTGGATATCCATTCCAGCGGAGGGGTCGGCGAGCTGACCAGTCGGATTGCGGACAGGCTGGCGCTGGTCCCCGTGGACGGCGCACGGCCGCACTATCTTCTGACAGGAAAAAACGGGGCCCGCCTGGCCGGAGATATCCGCGCCTGGCCCGATCTCGATCCGGCGATCTCCGAGAGCGGCACCATAACACTCGGCAGGACGACACAAGCGCTGGCGCGAGCCACGCAATTGGGGCCCGATCTGCGTTTGCTGGTCGCGCACGAGATCGAGGATACCGGCCCGCTATTACGCCGGGTGGGGTTCGCGTTTCTGGGCGGCGGCCTGCTGCTCGTCTTGCTGGTCGGCCTGGCGGCGCGCTTTGCCACGAGGCGTCTGCAGCGCCGTATCGCTGGCATCAACGCCGCTTTCGAATCCACCGACACGAGTGCGCTCGTTCCGCTGATGCATAATCGCAGGTTCGATGAAATCGACGAGCTGGCTGCGCATTCTGCCGCTGTGCTCGACCGGGTGAAGCGCCTGATGGTGTCCTATCGCAACGCCTCCGACCAGATCGCCCACGAAGTCCGCACGCCCCTGACGCATCTCGATGGCAAGCTGGTCAAGGCACTCGGTTCCGATCCCGACCCGGCCACGGCCCGGCATCTGGTGGCGGCGCGCGAGGATATCAGGTCGCTGATCGCCACGCTCGAAAGCCTGCTCGATATTGCTGCGAGCCAAGCCCGGCAGGGCGATCAGCTCGGTCTGAAACCGGTCGATCTGAGCGCGCTTTGCGAGAGTATCTGCGAGCTTTACTGCGATAGCGCAGAGGAATCGGGGCATCGTTTCGACTGGGACATCGCACCGGGCGTGACCGTTGATGGCGAAGCGGAACATCTGGCACGGCTGATCACCAATCTGCTGGACAACGCATTCAAATATGTCCCCGCGGGCGGCACGATCGAGCTCGTTCTCGAACCGGGGCCACGGCTGGTCGTCCGGGATGACGGCCCCGGCGTTCCAGAGCCGGATCGCGAGCGGATTTTCGAGCGCTTCTATCGCAGCTCCGCGCACGAGCACGGCGAGAACGGAGCGGGCCTCGGCCTGGCACTGGCGCGTGCCATTGCGGAACGGCATGGCTGGCAGCTGCGCCTGATCGACGCGGACCGGGGGGCTCGTTTCGAAGTTGCGATGGACGAGCGGAGGCAAGTATGA
- a CDS encoding response regulator transcription factor, protein MSGALSILYVEDDRRAAAEIQELFSANGDRVTWEATGSGGLLRAGMEDFDIIILDRMLGDIDGLTIVHRLRESGVGTPVLMLSALGRTTDRTEGLEAGADDYLAKPYEACELQARVQALHRRASGREHSAVILYGAFECHVKARTAFRQDRHLALSPREFELFRYFIENAGETVTREMLLKDVWNMSFDPQTNVVDVNIGRLRRKLEDGFDTPALETIWGSGYRLLDGR, encoded by the coding sequence ATGAGTGGGGCGCTATCGATCCTGTATGTCGAAGACGACCGACGCGCGGCCGCCGAAATACAGGAGCTTTTCTCCGCAAACGGCGATCGTGTGACGTGGGAGGCCACCGGTTCCGGCGGACTGCTACGCGCGGGGATGGAAGATTTCGACATCATCATCCTCGACCGGATGCTGGGCGATATCGATGGCCTCACCATCGTCCATCGCCTGCGCGAAAGCGGCGTCGGCACACCGGTGCTCATGCTTTCGGCGCTGGGCCGGACGACCGACCGCACCGAAGGGCTTGAGGCGGGCGCCGACGATTATCTCGCCAAGCCGTATGAAGCCTGCGAATTGCAGGCACGCGTCCAGGCTCTGCACCGCCGCGCATCGGGCCGCGAACACAGCGCGGTCATCCTTTACGGCGCGTTCGAATGCCATGTGAAAGCCCGCACCGCCTTCCGCCAGGACCGGCACCTGGCGCTGAGCCCGCGTGAATTCGAACTGTTCCGGTACTTCATCGAAAACGCCGGCGAGACGGTGACGCGCGAGATGCTCTTGAAGGATGTCTGGAACATGTCCTTCGATCCGCAGACGAACGTGGTCGACGTCAATATCGGGCGTCTGCGGCGCAAGCTCGAAGACGGCTTCGACACGCCCGCGCTGGAGACGATCTGGGGATCGGGCTATCGCCTGCTGGACGGCAGGTGA
- a CDS encoding SH3 domain-containing protein, whose protein sequence is MKKAVTLLATAALLIPAASPAMAKKGDVELARCETSLGTIAVVDGDTQGWTEFGLGSPRELVNSLAIESGCFTPHSNASGVPADFLMNVIGGSSEEVDQSISIAKTAVTEGLLRSGALTSVASKVPFAGALLGAFGGLGGKKKRVAAGIKLLSPATGQAVAVGSGTVKKSSLSFGGATAWSAGVNAAGYGNSKNGKMMAEAVILAFNEVVGQKAAIAASVRPAAQSASAPANAAASVAVDTVLRAGPSAGADQIRALRSGTRLTPTGQREGLFIEVADDYGTTGWVSVEDLG, encoded by the coding sequence ATGAAGAAAGCCGTCACACTGCTCGCAACCGCCGCCCTGCTCATTCCCGCCGCTTCGCCCGCAATGGCGAAGAAGGGTGATGTCGAACTGGCGCGTTGCGAGACCAGCCTGGGCACGATCGCGGTCGTCGATGGCGACACGCAGGGCTGGACCGAATTCGGCCTCGGCAGCCCGCGCGAACTGGTCAATTCGCTGGCGATCGAATCGGGCTGCTTTACCCCGCACAGCAATGCCAGCGGCGTCCCTGCCGATTTCCTCATGAACGTCATCGGCGGATCGTCGGAAGAGGTCGACCAGTCGATCTCGATCGCGAAGACGGCCGTGACCGAAGGCCTGCTTCGTTCCGGCGCGCTGACCAGCGTTGCGAGCAAAGTGCCGTTCGCAGGTGCCCTGCTGGGTGCTTTCGGTGGCCTCGGCGGCAAGAAGAAGCGCGTGGCGGCGGGTATCAAACTGCTCAGCCCGGCCACCGGACAGGCCGTTGCGGTCGGTTCGGGCACGGTCAAGAAGAGTTCGCTGAGTTTCGGCGGCGCCACAGCCTGGTCGGCCGGAGTCAATGCGGCGGGTTATGGCAACAGCAAGAACGGAAAGATGATGGCCGAAGCGGTCATCCTGGCCTTCAACGAAGTGGTCGGCCAGAAGGCGGCCATCGCGGCTTCCGTACGTCCTGCTGCCCAATCGGCGAGTGCGCCAGCAAACGCTGCGGCCAGCGTCGCCGTCGATACCGTCCTGCGCGCCGGCCCGTCCGCCGGGGCGGACCAGATTCGGGCGCTGCGCAGCGGCACCCGCCTGACTCCGACCGGACAGCGCGAAGGGCTCTTCATCGAGGTCGCGGACGATTACGGCACGACAGGCTGGGTTTCGGTCGAGGATCTCGGCTGA